The Paraburkholderia sp. ZP32-5 genome includes a window with the following:
- a CDS encoding sigma-54-dependent transcriptional regulator, which translates to MNDGLQVLYIEDDELVRRASVQSLQLAGFDVIGHASAESAARTISADFSGVIVSDIRLPGASGLDLLAQCHERAPDVPVILVTGHGDISMAVQAMRDGAYDFIEKPFASERLIETVRRALERRKLVLENLALRRELAGQSTVAPRIIGRSPAIEQIRRLIANVAPTDASVLINGDTGAGKELIARSLHELSPRRDKPFIAVNCGALPEPMFESEMFGYEPGAFTGAAKRRIGKLEHASGGTLFLDEIESMPLALQVKLLRVLQDGVLERLGSNQPIRVNCRIVAAAKGDMAEHVADGSFRRDLLYRLNVVTIALPPLGERREDIVPLFEHFLLDAAVRYQRPAPILTDRQRTNLMKRDWPGNVRELRNAADRFVLGIAEEPVLSFDDDGTVTQPLKERVEQFERAMIAEALEQAGGVVAVAADRLQLGKATLYEKIKRYGLTAKGEGER; encoded by the coding sequence ATGAACGACGGCCTGCAAGTGCTGTATATCGAAGACGACGAACTGGTGCGGCGCGCCAGCGTGCAGAGCCTGCAACTGGCGGGCTTCGACGTGATCGGCCACGCGTCGGCGGAGTCGGCGGCCAGGACGATCAGCGCGGACTTCTCCGGCGTGATCGTCAGCGATATCCGCCTGCCCGGCGCGAGCGGTCTCGATCTGCTCGCGCAATGCCACGAACGCGCGCCTGACGTGCCGGTGATTCTGGTCACCGGTCACGGCGATATTTCGATGGCGGTGCAGGCGATGCGCGACGGCGCGTATGACTTCATCGAGAAGCCGTTCGCGTCGGAGCGGCTGATCGAAACCGTGCGGCGCGCGCTGGAGCGCCGCAAGCTGGTGCTCGAAAACCTCGCGCTGCGTCGCGAGCTGGCCGGACAGAGTACGGTGGCGCCGCGCATCATCGGCCGCAGTCCAGCGATCGAGCAGATCCGGCGGTTGATCGCGAACGTCGCGCCGACCGATGCATCGGTGCTGATCAACGGCGACACTGGCGCCGGCAAGGAGTTGATCGCGCGCAGTCTGCACGAACTGTCGCCGCGCCGCGACAAGCCGTTTATCGCGGTGAATTGCGGCGCGCTGCCCGAGCCAATGTTCGAATCCGAGATGTTCGGCTACGAGCCGGGCGCATTCACCGGCGCGGCGAAACGACGGATCGGCAAGCTCGAACATGCGTCGGGAGGCACGCTGTTTCTCGACGAGATCGAGAGCATGCCGCTCGCGTTGCAGGTGAAGCTGCTGCGCGTGTTGCAGGACGGCGTGCTGGAGCGGCTCGGCTCGAACCAGCCGATTCGCGTCAATTGCCGCATCGTCGCGGCGGCGAAGGGCGACATGGCTGAGCATGTCGCGGACGGCTCGTTTCGCCGCGATCTGCTGTACCGGCTCAACGTGGTGACGATCGCGCTGCCGCCGCTCGGCGAGCGCCGCGAGGACATCGTGCCGCTGTTCGAACATTTCCTGCTCGATGCGGCCGTGCGGTATCAGCGGCCGGCGCCGATTCTCACCGATCGCCAGCGCACGAATCTGATGAAGCGCGACTGGCCAGGCAATGTACGCGAGTTGCGCAATGCCGCCGACCGCTTCGTGCTCGGTATCGCCGAGGAACCCGTGCTGTCGTTCGACGACGATGGGACCGTGACCCAGCCGTTGAAGGAGCGGGTCGAGCAGTTCGAGCGCGCGATGATTGCCGAGGCGTTGGAGCAGGCGGGCGGCGTCGTGGCGGTCGC